In Helicobacter ibis, a genomic segment contains:
- a CDS encoding 4-hydroxy-3-methylbut-2-enyl diphosphate reductase encodes MKVKLANNYGFCFGVRRAIKLAESKKNGITLGPLIHNSKEINRLKENFNVVVNENIEEIKENAEVIIRTHGIPKQDLEKLKQKTQNITDATCPFVTKPQEICEKMSKEGYQIIIFGDKTHPEVKGVMSYCHTTPIVIEDIESLKEIKLQEKVALISQTTKNVELFSQIAIFLIKQCSECRIFNTICNATFDNQDSARKLAKEVDIMIIVGGKDSSNTKQLYNISKEYCDDCYLIEDYSELDKEWFVGKILCGVTAGASTPNWIIDKVVKTIEIY; translated from the coding sequence GTGAAGGTTAAATTGGCAAATAATTATGGGTTTTGTTTTGGAGTTAGGAGAGCAATCAAACTTGCAGAATCTAAAAAAAATGGAATTACTTTAGGACCTTTGATACATAATTCAAAGGAGATAAATAGGTTAAAAGAGAATTTCAATGTAGTTGTTAATGAAAATATAGAAGAAATAAAAGAAAATGCAGAAGTAATAATAAGGACGCATGGAATCCCAAAGCAAGACTTAGAAAAACTAAAACAAAAGACACAAAATATAACTGATGCTACATGTCCATTTGTAACAAAGCCACAAGAAATATGCGAAAAAATGAGTAAAGAAGGATATCAAATAATAATTTTTGGAGATAAGACTCACCCTGAAGTAAAGGGGGTTATGAGTTATTGTCATACAACCCCAATAGTAATTGAAGATATAGAATCTCTAAAAGAAATAAAGCTACAAGAAAAGGTAGCACTAATATCACAAACCACAAAAAATGTGGAGCTATTTTCACAAATTGCTATTTTTTTAATTAAGCAATGTTCGGAATGCAGGATATTTAATACCATTTGTAATGCTACTTTTGATAATCAAGATTCAGCTAGAAAATTAGCAAAAGAAGTTGATATTATGATAATTGTTGGAGGTAAAGATTCTTCAAATACCAAGCAACTTTATAATATTTCAAAAGAATATTGTGATGATTGTTATTTAATTGAAGATTATAGTGAGCTTGATAAAGAGTGGTTTGTTGGCAAGATATTATGTGGTGTTACTGCTGGTGCTTCAACACCAAATTGGATAATTGATAAAGTGGTAAAAACAATAGAAATTTATTAA
- a CDS encoding 30S ribosomal protein S1: protein MATIDEFENYAGEEDFASMLEQFEKKESQRVSEGQIVAIENDNVVVAVSGEKKEGNISIDEIKDANGNLLFKVGDSLPIVITGKRNEQPIISHKKALSKQKIKEYIKTLGDDYKDKIIEGVIVKKNKGGFIVESDGIEFFMPKFAAALKDVNKVEGKHIRACIINVKDEDDSIVISRKRLFEIENSVKKEKIDKIMQQEGLIEGKVKKITSFGVFVDLDGVEGLVHYTEISYKGPVNPAKLYKEGDSVLVKVISYDKAKNRLALSIKGATDDPWKEIENELEVGDAIKVTVSNIEPYGVFVDVGNDIEGFLHISEISWNKNIQSPDAFLKVGQEIDVEVIEIDTNSRKLRVSLKKLLDKPFEQFAKKYKQGDILKGSVATLTDFGAFIKLDGIDGLLHNEDAYWNKNEKCKDLMKVGDEVEVKIVKIDKDKERISLTRKGLIASPADDFAKKYSVDSQVSGVVRDIKDFGVFIKVDGDIDALIRNEDLYPLKKDEIKVGDEINGVISMIDTNNNKIRVSVKRLEKQKERNNLKSFNDNTDDKMTLGDIIKGQIK from the coding sequence ATGGCTACGATAGATGAGTTTGAAAATTATGCAGGAGAAGAAGACTTTGCTTCCATGCTAGAGCAGTTTGAAAAAAAAGAAAGTCAAAGGGTTTCAGAAGGACAAATTGTAGCCATTGAAAATGACAATGTGGTTGTTGCGGTTTCTGGTGAGAAAAAAGAGGGAAATATTTCTATAGATGAGATTAAAGATGCGAATGGCAATTTATTATTTAAGGTTGGAGATTCACTGCCTATAGTAATTACTGGTAAACGAAATGAACAACCTATAATATCACACAAAAAAGCACTATCAAAACAAAAAATAAAAGAATACATAAAAACGCTAGGTGATGATTACAAAGATAAAATTATTGAGGGTGTTATTGTAAAGAAAAATAAGGGTGGATTCATAGTTGAAAGTGATGGTATAGAGTTTTTTATGCCTAAATTTGCAGCAGCACTAAAAGATGTAAATAAGGTTGAAGGTAAGCATATAAGAGCATGTATTATAAATGTAAAAGATGAAGATGATAGTATAGTAATATCAAGAAAGAGACTATTTGAAATTGAAAACTCTGTAAAAAAAGAAAAAATAGACAAAATCATGCAACAAGAAGGGCTAATTGAGGGCAAGGTAAAGAAGATAACAAGCTTTGGTGTATTTGTGGATTTAGATGGTGTTGAAGGATTGGTGCATTATACAGAGATTAGCTATAAAGGTCCTGTAAATCCTGCTAAGCTATACAAAGAGGGAGATAGTGTATTAGTTAAAGTAATCTCTTATGATAAAGCAAAAAATAGACTAGCTCTTTCAATTAAGGGTGCAACTGATGATCCATGGAAAGAAATCGAAAATGAGCTTGAAGTAGGAGATGCAATCAAAGTTACTGTTAGCAATATAGAACCATATGGTGTGTTTGTTGATGTAGGTAATGATATAGAAGGATTCTTGCATATATCTGAAATTTCGTGGAATAAAAATATCCAAAGTCCAGATGCATTCCTAAAAGTAGGACAAGAAATAGATGTAGAGGTAATTGAGATAGATACAAACTCAAGAAAACTTAGAGTATCTTTGAAAAAATTACTAGATAAACCTTTTGAACAATTTGCTAAAAAATATAAGCAAGGAGATATACTAAAGGGAAGTGTGGCTACTTTGACTGATTTTGGTGCATTTATCAAGTTAGACGGAATAGATGGCCTACTTCATAATGAAGATGCATATTGGAATAAAAATGAAAAATGCAAAGATTTAATGAAAGTTGGCGATGAAGTTGAGGTTAAAATAGTAAAAATCGACAAAGATAAAGAAAGAATCTCGCTTACAAGAAAGGGGTTGATTGCTTCTCCTGCTGATGATTTTGCTAAAAAATACTCTGTTGATAGCCAAGTAAGTGGTGTTGTTAGGGATATAAAAGATTTTGGTGTGTTTATAAAGGTTGATGGTGATATTGATGCTTTAATTAGAAATGAGGATCTATATCCGCTAAAGAAAGATGAGATAAAAGTCGGTGATGAGATTAATGGCGTTATCTCAATGATTGATACAAATAATAATAAAATAAGAGTATCTGTTAAAAGGCTTGAGAAGCAAAAAGAAAGAAACAATCTAAAAAGTTTCAATGATAATACTGATGATAAGATGACACTAGGGGATATAATTAAAGGTCAAATCAAGTAG
- the serA gene encoding phosphoglycerate dehydrogenase, with product MSKFNIVVCDHIHKSGLDILEKDADVNYINFASLPKDELLSKLGEAEVVITRSSTDVDVKFLESAPKLRAIVRAGVGVDNVDIEGSSKQGVVVMNVPTANTIAAVELTCAHILSAVRNFPCANSQLKYDRKWKREDWYGTELKGKKLGIIGFGNIGSRVGIRMKAFEMEVIAYDPYINPTKATDCGIAYTRDFDDILKCDIITIHTPKNKETINMINADNIDKLKDGVILINCARGGLYNENAIDSALKSGKVRWAGIDVFTKEPATSNKLLDNKNIYVTPHIGANTLESQEKIAIEAATAAIEAARGSSFPNALNLPIKENEIPSFMKAYLELVQKIAFFAIQMNKDEIRSITLEAQGEIKEYLETLSTFALVGILNATIGDKVNYVNAPYVAKERGIEVKLVGTDSKGAYRNKVRITILTQNGEFSVAGAVFNEMLPKIVEINNFMLDVTPKGRMILFRNDDTPGVIGEVGTILAKHNINISDFRLGRYDKEALAVILVDDDVNKEVLDELSLIKACRAIKYAIL from the coding sequence ATGTCAAAATTTAATATTGTTGTTTGTGATCATATACATAAAAGTGGCTTAGATATATTAGAAAAAGATGCTGATGTTAATTATATAAATTTTGCTTCTTTACCAAAAGATGAGTTATTATCAAAGCTTGGTGAGGCTGAAGTTGTCATTACTAGAAGTTCTACTGATGTTGATGTGAAGTTTTTAGAATCCGCACCAAAGCTTAGAGCTATAGTGCGTGCTGGTGTTGGTGTAGATAATGTTGATATAGAAGGTTCTAGTAAGCAAGGTGTTGTTGTTATGAATGTGCCAACTGCAAATACGATTGCTGCTGTTGAGCTTACTTGTGCCCATATTTTAAGTGCTGTTAGAAATTTCCCATGTGCTAATTCTCAGCTAAAATATGACAGAAAGTGGAAGAGGGAAGATTGGTATGGGACCGAACTTAAGGGTAAGAAGCTAGGAATTATTGGATTTGGTAACATAGGAAGTAGAGTTGGGATTCGTATGAAAGCCTTTGAAATGGAAGTTATAGCTTATGACCCATATATTAATCCTACTAAAGCTACTGATTGTGGAATCGCATATACAAGGGACTTTGATGATATTTTAAAATGCGATATCATAACAATTCACACTCCAAAAAACAAAGAAACAATCAATATGATAAACGCTGATAATATCGATAAATTAAAAGATGGCGTGATATTGATTAATTGTGCTAGAGGTGGGTTGTATAATGAGAATGCCATAGATTCTGCATTAAAAAGCGGAAAAGTAAGATGGGCTGGTATTGATGTATTTACAAAAGAGCCAGCAACTTCCAATAAACTTTTAGATAATAAAAATATATATGTAACTCCGCATATTGGTGCAAATACACTAGAATCACAAGAAAAAATAGCCATAGAAGCGGCAACTGCAGCCATAGAGGCAGCGCGTGGGTCTAGCTTTCCAAATGCACTTAATTTGCCTATTAAAGAAAATGAGATCCCAAGCTTTATGAAGGCATATTTAGAGCTTGTGCAAAAAATTGCCTTCTTTGCTATACAAATGAATAAAGATGAGATTCGTTCAATTACCCTTGAGGCACAGGGTGAGATTAAAGAATATTTAGAAACTTTATCTACATTTGCATTAGTTGGGATATTAAACGCAACAATAGGCGATAAGGTAAATTATGTAAATGCACCTTATGTGGCTAAAGAGAGAGGTATAGAAGTAAAGTTAGTTGGCACAGATTCTAAAGGTGCATATAGAAACAAAGTAAGAATCACAATTCTTACTCAAAATGGCGAGTTTAGCGTTGCTGGTGCTGTGTTTAATGAGATGTTGCCAAAGATTGTTGAGATTAATAATTTCATGCTTGATGTTACTCCAAAGGGCAGAATGATATTATTTAGAAATGATGATACGCCCGGAGTTATAGGTGAAGTAGGAACCATACTTGCAAAGCATAATATTAATATATCAGACTTTAGGCTTGGTAGATATGATAAAGAGGCGTTAGCGGTTATCTTAGTAGATGATGATGTTAATAAAGAAGTGCTAGATGAGCTGTCTTTAATTAAAGCGTGTCGTGCTATAAAATACGCTATTTTATAG
- a CDS encoding metal ABC transporter solute-binding protein, Zn/Mn family yields MMRYVLVFLIFVFSMFAKPVIVVSIPMQKEFIESITNDYEVVSLINGGIDPHTFEPKISDMKLIGDAVAYFAIGIEFEEKYLDKFKAQNKNLKIYNNDKNIEKIYSNHNHDGHDHSQWNKHVWLSLKNAKIIANNIYESLQDINSVNYDSSYESLIEKIDSYDLKIQNLLKDSKVKEFVVFHPMLTYFARDYGLIEISIEVDGKSPRISEMMSVVDGIKKNNIKFVFAQREFSTKSAELIARESGAKLEYFSPLDVPLCESLYKFSEIISK; encoded by the coding sequence ATGATGCGGTATGTGCTTGTATTTTTAATTTTTGTTTTTAGTATGTTTGCAAAGCCTGTAATTGTGGTTAGTATCCCAATGCAAAAGGAATTTATAGAATCTATTACAAATGACTATGAGGTTGTATCATTGATAAATGGAGGAATAGATCCTCATACATTTGAGCCAAAGATTTCTGATATGAAGCTAATTGGTGATGCTGTGGCTTATTTTGCTATTGGTATTGAGTTTGAGGAGAAATATTTGGATAAATTTAAAGCACAAAATAAGAATCTTAAAATATATAACAATGATAAAAATATCGAAAAAATATATTCTAATCATAACCATGATGGACATGATCATAGTCAGTGGAATAAGCATGTATGGCTATCGTTAAAGAATGCAAAAATAATAGCAAACAATATATATGAATCTTTGCAAGATATAAATAGTGTAAATTACGATTCAAGCTATGAATCTCTAATAGAGAAAATAGATAGTTATGATTTAAAAATACAAAATTTGCTAAAAGATTCAAAAGTCAAGGAATTTGTGGTGTTCCACCCTATGCTTACATATTTTGCAAGGGATTATGGTTTGATAGAAATATCAATAGAAGTTGATGGTAAAAGTCCTAGAATATCAGAAATGATGTCTGTTGTAGATGGAATTAAAAAAAATAATATCAAGTTTGTCTTCGCACAAAGGGAGTTCTCAACAAAAAGTGCAGAACTAATAGCAAGAGAAAGTGGAGCGAAATTAGAATATTTTTCTCCACTTGATGTGCCTTTATGTGAGAGTTTATATAAATTTAGTGAGATTATTAGCAAGTAG
- the apt gene encoding adenine phosphoribosyltransferase, with protein sequence MELTQKDKEFLLNSIREINDFPQPGIVFRDITTLLNNKEAFNFLMKYLKERYKSYNLDFIAGIESRGFIFGAALAHALDIRFVPIRKKGKLPYTTISEKYSLEYGFSEIEIHIDAFSELDNPKVLLIDDLIATGGTAIAAANLIKQAKANLVESCFIINLKELQGSKELEKIAPIHCILNL encoded by the coding sequence ATGGAATTAACACAAAAAGACAAAGAATTTTTATTAAACTCAATTAGAGAGATAAACGACTTCCCACAACCGGGGATTGTCTTTAGAGATATTACTACACTTCTTAATAACAAAGAAGCATTTAACTTTTTAATGAAATACCTAAAAGAAAGATATAAATCATATAACCTAGACTTCATAGCAGGTATTGAAAGCAGAGGTTTTATATTTGGAGCTGCACTAGCACACGCATTAGACATACGATTCGTCCCTATAAGAAAAAAGGGCAAACTTCCATATACAACAATATCTGAAAAATACTCACTAGAATATGGTTTTAGCGAAATTGAAATTCATATCGATGCATTTAGCGAATTAGATAATCCTAAAGTTCTTTTAATAGATGACTTAATAGCAACAGGTGGCACAGCAATAGCAGCGGCAAACTTAATTAAACAAGCAAAGGCCAACTTGGTTGAATCTTGTTTCATCATCAACTTAAAAGAGCTACAAGGTTCAAAAGAACTAGAAAAAATAGCACCAATACACTGCATACTAAACTTATAA
- the rpiB gene encoding ribose 5-phosphate isomerase B — translation MTKIFIANDHAGFEFKNEILKILEILEMDIVDLGTNSSSSVDYPDFANILCKEVLNNQKSYGILICGSGIGMSIAANRHNGIRAALCNESLSAKLARKHNDANVLCLGARLIGLEMAREIIVAFLCTSFDGERHLRRIEKLK, via the coding sequence ATGACAAAAATATTTATCGCTAACGATCATGCTGGATTCGAGTTTAAAAATGAAATATTGAAAATACTAGAAATACTTGAGATGGATATTGTTGATTTAGGGACAAACTCTAGTTCTAGCGTTGATTATCCTGACTTTGCAAATATACTATGCAAAGAAGTGCTAAACAATCAAAAAAGCTATGGAATTTTAATTTGTGGTAGCGGAATTGGAATGAGTATTGCTGCTAATAGACATAATGGCATAAGAGCAGCACTATGCAACGAATCTCTAAGTGCAAAACTAGCTAGAAAACATAATGATGCTAATGTCTTGTGTCTTGGTGCGAGGCTAATAGGCTTGGAAATGGCAAGAGAGATAATAGTTGCATTTCTTTGCACAAGTTTTGATGGCGAAAGACATTTAAGAAGAATAGAAAAGTTAAAATAA
- a CDS encoding site-2 protease family protein: MFEIPTLYKIVAMIFALLIAIIGHEIMHGYVAYKYGDDTAKLQGRLSLNPIVHIDLLGSIIIPLSLFLLNAPFLFGWAKPVPVRMDIVIRNGGYLGAFLVSSAGIFYNLFLALIVAFLIHSVNGGMLSSIFGGAFNYFDNPNFAFNVLIFILLQILIYNVILAVFNMLPIPPLDGSSMLSYFGLMFKSNFFAKIFAKVNPMFGMLIVMVILGTPLSQIIFQPVNLILKGLLGV; this comes from the coding sequence ATGTTTGAGATTCCTACACTATATAAAATAGTCGCAATGATATTTGCATTGCTAATTGCTATCATAGGACATGAGATAATGCATGGGTATGTAGCCTATAAATATGGTGATGACACCGCTAAACTTCAAGGGAGACTAAGTTTAAATCCAATAGTGCATATAGATTTGCTAGGCTCAATTATTATTCCACTATCTTTATTTTTGCTAAATGCACCATTTTTGTTTGGCTGGGCTAAACCTGTGCCTGTTAGAATGGATATAGTAATAAGAAACGGAGGATATCTTGGTGCATTTTTAGTATCTTCTGCTGGCATTTTTTATAACCTATTTTTAGCATTAATTGTTGCATTTTTGATTCATAGTGTAAATGGTGGAATGCTATCTTCAATATTTGGAGGAGCATTTAATTATTTTGATAATCCAAATTTTGCATTTAATGTGCTAATTTTTATATTGTTACAGATTCTAATTTATAATGTGATATTAGCTGTTTTTAATATGCTACCAATACCTCCATTAGATGGCTCTAGTATGCTTTCATATTTTGGTCTTATGTTTAAGAGTAATTTTTTTGCTAAAATTTTTGCCAAAGTTAATCCAATGTTTGGAATGCTAATTGTAATGGTAATTTTAGGGACACCTTTATCGCAAATAATTTTTCAACCTGTAAATTTAATATTAAAAGGGCTTTTAGGGGTATAA
- the lepB gene encoding signal peptidase I, whose product MKKFFSLLGSFANSWTGTIIIVLSFIFFVAQAFIIPSGSMLNTMLIGDNLLVKKFSYGIPTPTLPWLEVKVLPDFNNNGHLITGDTPKRGDIVIFRYPLDPKIYYVKRNVAISGDEVLYTKDGLWIAFSDDTPYKQDSTKTMQYRGKTFYYDPYMAKHKGVHYTQDSLDAFLQLDLYSQSGEKIAMTKTTLDNGELAFYKKIKEGTFFMMGDNRNNSNDSRFWDSVEYKHVIGKPWFIYLSFDDNFNIRWDRIGKSIESLEEKMLKDN is encoded by the coding sequence ATGAAAAAATTTTTCTCACTTCTAGGAAGCTTCGCAAATAGCTGGACAGGGACAATTATTATTGTATTGTCGTTTATATTTTTTGTCGCACAAGCATTCATAATCCCATCAGGAAGCATGCTAAATACAATGCTAATAGGTGATAATTTATTGGTTAAAAAATTCTCATATGGAATCCCAACCCCTACTCTTCCTTGGCTTGAAGTAAAAGTTTTGCCAGATTTTAACAATAATGGACACTTAATTACAGGAGATACACCAAAAAGAGGAGATATAGTAATATTTCGCTATCCACTAGATCCAAAAATATACTATGTAAAACGAAATGTAGCAATCAGTGGAGATGAAGTGCTATATACAAAAGATGGGCTATGGATCGCCTTTAGCGATGACACTCCTTACAAACAAGATTCAACTAAAACAATGCAATATAGAGGCAAAACCTTCTATTATGATCCTTATATGGCAAAGCACAAAGGAGTGCATTACACACAAGATTCACTAGATGCGTTTTTACAATTAGACCTCTATTCACAAAGTGGTGAAAAAATAGCAATGACCAAAACAACGCTAGACAATGGAGAATTAGCATTTTATAAAAAAATCAAAGAAGGCACATTTTTTATGATGGGAGATAATAGAAATAATTCTAATGATTCTAGGTTTTGGGATTCAGTTGAATATAAGCATGTAATAGGCAAACCATGGTTTATATATCTTAGCTTTGATGATAATTTCAATATAAGATGGGATAGGATTGGCAAAAGCATAGAATCCCTTGAAGAAAAAATGCTAAAAGATAATTGA
- the folD gene encoding bifunctional methylenetetrahydrofolate dehydrogenase/methenyltetrahydrofolate cyclohydrolase FolD, whose amino-acid sequence MQILDGKSLSQKIEHNIKNQVQELQTKGIKPSLAVILVGDDPASHSYVTMKAKACQRCGIESITKRLVSSISEESLLLEIENLNNDNLVHGILVQLPLPKHINTNKILEKISPKKDVDGFHPFNAGKIFYGLDSLTPATPKGIITLLKEYKIDLVGKNVVIIGASNIVGKPLAALFLNENATITLCHIYTKNLKEHTLNADILCVGVGKVNLITQDMVKEGAIVVDIGINKLESGKIVGDVDFANVSQKTSYITPVPGGVGPMTIASLLENTIKATQGNI is encoded by the coding sequence ATGCAGATTCTAGATGGAAAATCCTTATCTCAAAAAATAGAACACAATATAAAAAATCAAGTCCAAGAATTACAAACAAAAGGTATAAAACCTAGTCTAGCTGTGATTTTGGTAGGCGATGATCCTGCATCACATAGCTATGTAACTATGAAAGCAAAAGCATGTCAAAGATGTGGGATAGAGTCAATTACAAAAAGACTTGTTTCTAGCATTAGCGAAGAATCTCTACTCTTGGAGATAGAAAACCTAAATAACGATAATTTGGTTCATGGAATCTTAGTTCAGCTTCCACTGCCAAAACACATAAACACAAATAAAATACTAGAAAAAATCTCTCCTAAAAAAGATGTAGATGGATTCCACCCATTTAACGCAGGCAAAATCTTTTATGGGCTTGATAGCCTAACTCCAGCTACACCAAAGGGCATAATCACTCTCCTTAAAGAATACAAAATAGATCTAGTTGGCAAAAATGTAGTAATCATAGGTGCTAGCAATATCGTAGGCAAGCCACTTGCGGCACTCTTTTTAAATGAAAATGCAACAATAACGCTATGTCACATATATACCAAGAATCTAAAGGAACACACACTAAATGCTGATATATTGTGTGTTGGAGTTGGTAAAGTAAATCTAATCACACAAGATATGGTAAAAGAAGGTGCAATAGTAGTAGATATAGGCATAAATAAATTAGAAAGCGGAAAGATAGTTGGAGATGTTGATTTTGCAAATGTATCACAAAAAACAAGCTACATAACTCCAGTTCCCGGTGGAGTAGGACCTATGACTATTGCTTCATTACTGGAAAATACAATCAAAGCTACACAAGGAAATATATGA
- a CDS encoding c-type cytochrome translates to MRFLFFLIPFFLCAEDSFITQIEYGRMLYENPRGIGCVECHGESGEGKIIANYTHKKKQKQLYGPKINDIEFDSFSKALQKSQKIMPKYYLTKQEIEAIYKYLESKKDIIKDK, encoded by the coding sequence GTGCGTTTTTTATTTTTTCTTATTCCATTTTTTTTATGTGCTGAAGATAGCTTTATTACACAAATAGAATATGGAAGAATGCTATACGAAAATCCACGCGGTATAGGGTGTGTAGAGTGTCATGGGGAATCTGGAGAAGGAAAAATAATAGCAAACTACACTCATAAGAAAAAACAAAAACAACTATATGGACCTAAGATAAATGATATTGAATTTGATTCTTTTTCAAAAGCATTACAAAAATCACAAAAAATAATGCCAAAGTATTATCTAACCAAACAAGAAATAGAAGCTATTTATAAATATTTAGAATCTAAAAAAGATATAATAAAGGATAAGTAG
- a CDS encoding LOG family protein, with protein sequence MEFGVGFSDEFKNASSKLDGYNNIVSVFGGTRIQSDSYIYNDIQNLCYSLALSGYSIMTGGGSGAMEAANRGLFLAKQEHNLEGISSIGLNIKLPFEQEFNSYLDIPLEFSHFAIRKQVFLDYSQAFIVVNGGFGTLDEIGEILVNIAVLKKEKVPFIFYGDYYDELYKWIETKMLKECLIGKDEFGIIKTAKTHDKVLDILKHGIIKPIHHK encoded by the coding sequence GTGGAGTTTGGTGTTGGCTTTAGCGATGAATTTAAAAATGCAAGTAGTAAGCTAGATGGTTATAATAACATAGTTAGCGTATTTGGTGGGACTAGAATCCAAAGTGATAGTTATATCTACAATGATATACAAAATCTATGTTATAGCCTAGCTTTGAGTGGATATTCGATTATGACAGGCGGTGGTTCTGGTGCTATGGAGGCTGCAAATAGAGGCTTATTTTTAGCAAAGCAAGAACATAATCTAGAAGGAATCTCATCAATAGGGCTTAATATAAAATTGCCTTTCGAGCAGGAGTTTAATAGCTATTTGGATATTCCGTTAGAATTTTCTCATTTTGCTATTAGAAAGCAAGTGTTTTTGGATTATTCACAAGCTTTTATAGTAGTAAATGGTGGATTTGGGACATTAGATGAGATAGGTGAGATTCTTGTAAATATTGCTGTTTTAAAAAAAGAAAAAGTCCCATTTATTTTCTATGGAGATTATTATGATGAGCTTTATAAATGGATAGAAACTAAAATGCTAAAAGAATGCTTAATAGGTAAAGATGAGTTTGGTATTATAAAGACTGCCAAAACTCACGATAAAGTTTTGGATATATTAAAACATGGGATTATCAAGCCCATACATCATAAATAA
- a CDS encoding replication-associated recombination protein A produces the protein MKDLSYYKIPKSFDEFVGQRHIFGENAPYMNLLKSKNIPHSFFFGPPGSGKTSAANIIAIHLDMPFYKLNATNFKTEELREIIKQHTHALQKPLIFIDEIHRLSKNQQELLLPIMESREAIIMGASTENPFFALTAAIRSRSMVFEFFALSKEELYALIKDYELEDSVREFLVVSSGGDVRAMLNLLSYGIEIAKDSKKITLEMLQSLRRHSLNTGTSEDSVHYDLISALIKSIRGSDENAAIYYLARLIKNGENAEFIARRLVILASEDIGNANPNALNLANSTMQSVAKIGYPEARIILAQCVVYLCASPKSNMSYNAINKALDHVEKNPNEPIVENIQHFKKGYLYPHDFGGWVEQKYMYKDMQFVKWENKGFEKTLYEWLCKIKNIKE, from the coding sequence ATGAAAGACCTATCTTACTATAAAATACCTAAAAGTTTTGATGAGTTTGTAGGGCAGAGACATATTTTTGGTGAAAATGCACCATATATGAATCTTCTAAAGTCAAAAAATATACCACATAGCTTCTTTTTTGGTCCTCCGGGGAGTGGCAAGACTAGTGCTGCAAACATTATTGCAATACATTTAGATATGCCATTTTATAAATTAAATGCAACCAATTTCAAAACAGAAGAATTAAGAGAAATAATAAAACAACACACACATGCACTGCAAAAACCACTAATTTTTATAGATGAGATTCATAGGCTAAGTAAGAATCAGCAAGAATTATTGTTACCAATAATGGAGAGTAGAGAGGCAATTATTATGGGTGCTTCAACTGAAAATCCATTTTTTGCACTAACTGCTGCTATTCGTTCTAGGTCTATGGTTTTTGAGTTTTTTGCACTTAGTAAAGAGGAGCTATATGCGTTAATTAAAGATTACGAGCTAGAAGATAGCGTTAGAGAATTTCTAGTAGTAAGTAGTGGTGGAGATGTTAGAGCTATGCTTAATTTACTCTCTTATGGTATTGAGATTGCAAAAGATTCTAAAAAAATAACTTTAGAGATGTTGCAGAGTTTGAGGAGGCATTCACTAAATACAGGCACAAGTGAAGATAGTGTCCATTATGATTTAATCTCTGCACTTATAAAGAGTATAAGGGGCAGTGATGAGAATGCTGCAATTTACTATCTAGCTAGACTTATAAAAAATGGAGAAAATGCCGAATTTATCGCTAGAAGACTAGTGATATTGGCTAGTGAAGATATAGGTAATGCAAATCCAAATGCTCTAAATTTGGCAAACTCTACAATGCAAAGTGTTGCTAAAATAGGTTACCCAGAAGCTAGAATCATACTAGCACAATGTGTGGTGTATCTATGTGCTTCTCCTAAGTCAAATATGTCTTATAATGCCATAAATAAGGCGTTAGACCATGTGGAGAAAAATCCAAATGAGCCAATAGTAGAAAATATACAGCATTTTAAAAAAGGTTATCTTTATCCGCATGATTTTGGTGGGTGGGTGGAGCAAAAATACATGTATAAAGATATGCAATTTGTAAAATGGGAAAACAAAGGCTTTGAAAAGACACTTTATGAGTGGCTTTGTAAAATTAAAAATATAAAGGAGTAA